In Streptomyces sp. P3, one DNA window encodes the following:
- a CDS encoding DUF6215 domain-containing protein, protein MTEEVAAAEKGPNAWAQAIAALVVVGALGGALYVIQQNDAKAAAEAADKPATCRVDDEDAKAAAAAKAAHRIAGTQLCAALNRADLPTLLGTPAERARTAYGSDGSVETGDKSIPSPEGTVQLDTYTVKLSRSYDGLPIAGMQDLLNEAQTKTVAGHPAVLYSSPTIAIQFNLGGGKSRSAPGGIARTLVVAPDAKDRGGSYELSIWRQDDVRPDDAALLRVAQLVLPTIPGWATAR, encoded by the coding sequence ATGACCGAGGAAGTCGCCGCGGCCGAGAAGGGCCCGAACGCGTGGGCTCAGGCCATCGCGGCGCTGGTGGTGGTCGGGGCGCTGGGTGGCGCGCTGTACGTCATCCAGCAGAACGACGCGAAGGCCGCCGCGGAGGCCGCCGACAAGCCGGCCACCTGCCGGGTCGACGACGAGGACGCGAAGGCCGCCGCAGCCGCGAAGGCGGCGCACCGCATCGCCGGGACGCAGTTGTGCGCGGCGCTGAACCGCGCGGACCTGCCGACGCTCCTCGGCACGCCCGCGGAACGGGCGCGGACGGCCTACGGCAGTGACGGCTCGGTCGAGACGGGGGACAAGTCGATCCCGTCCCCCGAGGGGACCGTCCAACTGGACACCTACACGGTGAAGTTGTCGCGGTCCTACGACGGTCTCCCGATCGCCGGGATGCAGGACCTGCTGAACGAGGCGCAGACGAAGACGGTCGCCGGTCACCCCGCGGTGCTCTACTCGAGTCCGACGATCGCCATCCAGTTCAACCTGGGCGGAGGCAAGTCGCGGAGCGCGCCCGGCGGCATCGCCCGCACCCTGGTCGTCGCCCCGGACGCCAAGGACCGCGGCGGCTCCTACGAGCTCTCCATCTGGCGCCAGGACGACGTGCGGCCGGACGACGCGGCACTGCTGCGCGTCGCCCAGCTGGTCCTGCCCACGATCCCGGGCTGGGCCACCGCCCGCTGA
- a CDS encoding MFS transporter — METRSPRRWWILVVLCLSTLVLTVDSMALTVAVPSMTEDIGASAQDTQWILDSYILVFAGLLLTSGSLGDRFGRRRVMLVGLTLFGAASLAATFCTDPGEVIAVRTAMGVGGALIMPSTLSILITVFDEEERGRAMAAWGSVSMLGLVGSPVLGGVLIDHFSWHSIFLINVPVVVLAVVAAVTLMPESRAPWHKPDPLGAVLSAVGMTALVWWIIELPLHGAFGGRSALSLAVAVIGLAGFVVWENVTPSPMVPLVLFKHRNFSGGSLSLALVQIGNGGLLLVLTQYLQFVLGYSPVRAGLAFLPFALAALAGNGAGVHLAGRIGNRFVVLAGMLVMAASFALLATVGADSGFAVPAVALGLLGLGAGLAMPAAVAALMGTIPADKAGVGSALNDTVQQAGTALGIAILGSLLTSGFAAGMPADAPEAARQSIGGALTAADGDRTLVRAAREAFTASMTTTFTISAIGVLAAAVLAALVMRDATPRQPVAEARAEEPQPVADTRTEEPQPVA, encoded by the coding sequence ATGGAAACCCGTAGTCCTCGCCGCTGGTGGATCCTGGTCGTGCTGTGCCTGAGCACACTGGTCCTGACGGTCGACAGCATGGCGCTGACCGTGGCGGTGCCCTCGATGACCGAGGACATCGGTGCGAGCGCCCAGGACACCCAGTGGATCCTCGACTCCTACATCCTGGTCTTCGCCGGCCTGCTGCTGACCTCGGGAAGTCTCGGTGACCGTTTCGGCCGCCGGCGGGTGATGCTGGTCGGCCTGACCCTGTTCGGGGCGGCCTCACTGGCCGCGACGTTCTGCACCGACCCCGGCGAGGTGATCGCCGTCCGCACCGCGATGGGCGTCGGCGGGGCGCTGATCATGCCGTCCACGCTGTCCATCCTCATCACCGTCTTCGACGAGGAGGAGCGCGGCAGGGCGATGGCGGCGTGGGGCTCGGTGTCCATGCTGGGCCTGGTCGGCAGTCCGGTCCTGGGCGGCGTCCTCATCGACCACTTCTCCTGGCACTCGATCTTCCTGATCAACGTCCCGGTCGTCGTGCTCGCCGTCGTCGCCGCCGTGACCCTGATGCCGGAGTCCAGGGCGCCCTGGCATAAGCCCGACCCGCTCGGCGCGGTGCTCTCCGCGGTCGGCATGACCGCCCTGGTCTGGTGGATCATCGAGCTTCCGCTGCACGGCGCGTTCGGCGGACGCTCCGCCCTCAGCCTCGCGGTCGCCGTCATCGGTCTGGCCGGGTTCGTGGTCTGGGAGAACGTCACCCCCTCGCCGATGGTCCCGCTGGTCCTCTTCAAGCACCGCAACTTCAGCGGCGGTTCGCTCTCGCTGGCCCTGGTGCAGATCGGCAACGGCGGTCTGCTGCTGGTCCTCACCCAGTACCTGCAGTTCGTCCTCGGCTACTCCCCCGTCCGGGCCGGTCTCGCCTTCCTGCCGTTCGCTCTCGCGGCGCTGGCCGGCAACGGGGCGGGCGTCCACCTGGCCGGGAGGATCGGCAACCGGTTCGTCGTGCTGGCCGGGATGCTCGTGATGGCCGCCTCCTTCGCACTCCTCGCCACGGTCGGCGCGGACTCCGGATTCGCCGTCCCGGCCGTGGCCCTGGGACTGCTCGGACTCGGCGCCGGACTCGCGATGCCCGCCGCCGTCGCCGCGCTGATGGGCACCATCCCGGCAGACAAGGCGGGTGTCGGCTCGGCCCTGAACGACACCGTCCAGCAGGCCGGCACCGCGCTCGGCATCGCGATCCTCGGCTCCCTGCTGACCAGCGGCTTCGCCGCCGGGATGCCGGCCGACGCCCCCGAGGCGGCCCGGCAGTCGATCGGCGGGGCGCTGACGGCGGCCGACGGCGACCGCACTCTGGTCCGGGCGGCCCGGGAGGCCTTCACCGCCTCGATGACGACGACCTTCACGATCAGTGCGATCGGCGTCCTGGCGGCGGCCGTCCTGGCGGCCCTGGTCATGCGGGACGCCACGCCGCGGCAACCCGTCGCCGAGGCGCGGGCCGAGGAACCGCAGCCGGTCGCCGACACCCGCACGGAGGAACCGCAGCCGGTCGCCTGA
- a CDS encoding TetR/AcrR family transcriptional regulator: MAAETKNPRPVPSVWARGRREPDQPALSRDAIVREAVAMLDADGIEALSMRKLGARLNAGATSLYRHVATKDELMELAVDEVAAEIHVPSAGGSDWRAAVAGAAGSFRATALRHPWLASVLGQAGLAYLGPNLMSFSERLAALFTAAGFAEPGRAIEPVLSYVIGVSTTEAAWLTTVARSGETEAEFVARLMPAAQQAAAPYAHLASEYAANAAEAADPAALREGKFAYGLDVLLDGLALRLPE, encoded by the coding sequence GTGGCCGCCGAGACGAAGAACCCCCGCCCCGTCCCCTCCGTGTGGGCCCGCGGACGCCGCGAGCCCGACCAGCCCGCGCTCAGCCGGGACGCGATCGTCCGGGAGGCGGTCGCCATGCTGGACGCCGACGGCATCGAGGCGCTGAGCATGCGCAAGCTGGGCGCCCGGCTGAACGCGGGCGCGACCTCCCTCTACCGGCACGTCGCCACCAAGGACGAACTGATGGAGCTGGCCGTGGACGAGGTCGCCGCCGAGATCCACGTCCCGTCTGCCGGCGGGTCCGACTGGCGCGCCGCCGTCGCCGGCGCCGCGGGCTCCTTCCGTGCGACCGCGCTGCGGCACCCCTGGCTCGCCTCCGTCCTCGGACAGGCGGGCCTCGCCTACCTCGGCCCCAACCTGATGTCCTTCTCGGAGCGGCTGGCCGCGCTGTTCACGGCCGCCGGGTTCGCCGAACCGGGCCGTGCCATCGAGCCCGTGCTGAGCTACGTCATCGGCGTGAGCACCACCGAGGCGGCCTGGCTCACCACGGTCGCCCGATCCGGCGAGACCGAGGCGGAGTTCGTCGCCCGCCTGATGCCCGCGGCCCAGCAGGCCGCCGCCCCCTACGCCCATCTGGCGAGCGAGTACGCCGCGAACGCCGCCGAGGCGGCCGACCCGGCGGCGCTGCGCGAGGGCAAGTTCGCCTACGGCCTGGACGTCCTGCTGGACGGCCTGGCACTGCGCCTGCCGGAGTGA
- a CDS encoding molybdopterin oxidoreductase family protein: protein MLTASTPTHCPYCALQCGMALSPLPAGGVEVVERTGFPVNRGALCGKGRTAAAVLAPGVRLTSPLVRSGGSLVPASWDEALDRIAGELGRVRAAHGPDALGVFGGGGLTNEKAYALGKFARVVLGTSQIDYNGRFCMSSAAAAGMKAFGLDRGLPFPLEDIPRTGCVILVGSNLAETMPPTLRFFSELRENGGTLVVIDPRRTRTAEQADLHLAPRPGTDLALALGLLHLIVAEGRVDEEYVRERTVGWEDARAAAMAHWPEYVERITGVSVPQLRETVRLFCEPEAAMVLTARGPEQQSKGTDTVGAWINLCLATGRAGRPLSGYGCLTGQGNGQGGREHGQKADQLPGYRKLDDPAARRHVAEVWGVDPDSLPGPGRSAYELLDALGSDVRSLLLMGSNPVVSAPRAAHIEERLKSLDFLAVCDVVLSETAALADVVLPVAQWAEETGTTTSLEGRVLLRRQAVTAPEGVRSDLAVLHELAARLGVEKGFPVEPEEVFEELRRASAGGIADYSGISYERLAEEDGVFWPCPAGQDGRPAPGTPRLFLDRFATEDGRARFAPVSHRPSAEEPDDDYPVLLTTGRVVAQYQSGAQTRRVAELNAAAPGPFVELHPRLAARLGAAEGDALAVVSRRGRAVAPARITTGIRPDTVFMPFHWPGAGRANTLTNPALDPTSRMPEFKVCAVRVELAGPSV, encoded by the coding sequence GACGCCCACCCACTGCCCGTACTGCGCCCTGCAGTGCGGGATGGCCCTGTCGCCTCTGCCCGCGGGGGGCGTCGAGGTGGTCGAGCGCACCGGCTTCCCGGTGAACCGGGGAGCGCTGTGCGGCAAGGGGCGCACGGCGGCGGCGGTGCTGGCCCCGGGCGTCCGGCTGACCTCGCCTCTCGTGCGGTCCGGCGGCTCTCTCGTGCCGGCCTCCTGGGACGAGGCGCTGGACCGGATCGCCGGCGAGCTGGGCCGGGTGCGGGCCGCGCACGGGCCCGACGCGCTCGGCGTGTTCGGCGGCGGCGGGCTGACCAACGAGAAGGCGTACGCGCTCGGCAAGTTCGCCCGGGTGGTGCTGGGCACCTCGCAGATCGACTACAACGGCCGGTTCTGCATGTCGTCCGCGGCGGCGGCCGGAATGAAGGCGTTCGGACTCGACCGCGGGCTGCCCTTCCCGCTGGAGGACATCCCGCGCACGGGCTGTGTGATCCTGGTCGGCTCCAACCTCGCCGAGACCATGCCTCCGACTCTGCGGTTCTTCAGCGAGCTGCGCGAGAACGGCGGCACGCTCGTCGTGATCGACCCGCGCCGCACCAGGACCGCCGAGCAGGCCGACCTGCATCTGGCGCCGCGGCCCGGGACGGACCTCGCGCTCGCCCTGGGCCTGCTGCACCTCATCGTCGCCGAGGGACGGGTCGACGAGGAGTACGTGCGCGAGCGCACCGTCGGCTGGGAGGACGCGCGGGCGGCCGCCATGGCGCACTGGCCGGAGTACGTGGAACGGATCACGGGGGTGTCCGTTCCCCAACTTCGGGAGACCGTGAGGCTGTTCTGCGAGCCGGAGGCCGCGATGGTGCTCACCGCGCGCGGCCCCGAGCAGCAGTCCAAGGGGACCGACACGGTCGGCGCGTGGATCAACCTGTGCCTGGCGACGGGCCGGGCCGGGCGGCCGCTCAGCGGCTACGGCTGTCTGACCGGGCAGGGCAACGGGCAGGGCGGGCGCGAGCACGGCCAGAAGGCCGACCAGCTGCCCGGTTACCGCAAGCTGGACGACCCGGCGGCCCGGCGGCACGTGGCCGAGGTGTGGGGCGTGGACCCGGACTCGCTGCCCGGCCCCGGCCGCAGCGCCTACGAGCTCCTCGACGCGCTGGGGTCCGACGTCCGGTCGCTGCTGCTCATGGGGTCGAACCCGGTGGTCTCCGCGCCGCGCGCCGCGCACATCGAGGAACGCCTGAAGTCCCTCGACTTCCTCGCCGTCTGCGACGTCGTCCTGTCCGAGACGGCGGCCCTGGCGGACGTCGTCCTGCCCGTCGCCCAGTGGGCGGAGGAGACCGGGACCACCACCAGTCTGGAGGGCAGGGTACTGCTGCGCCGGCAGGCGGTCACCGCCCCGGAGGGCGTGCGCAGCGACCTGGCGGTGCTGCACGAACTGGCTGCGCGGCTGGGCGTCGAGAAGGGCTTCCCCGTCGAGCCCGAGGAGGTCTTCGAGGAACTGCGCCGGGCCAGCGCGGGCGGGATCGCCGACTATTCCGGGATCAGCTACGAACGGCTGGCGGAGGAGGACGGGGTGTTCTGGCCCTGCCCGGCCGGCCAGGACGGCCGCCCGGCGCCCGGCACACCTCGCCTGTTCCTCGACCGGTTCGCCACCGAGGACGGCCGGGCCCGGTTCGCGCCCGTCTCGCACCGGCCGAGCGCGGAGGAACCGGACGACGACTACCCCGTGCTGCTCACCACGGGGCGGGTGGTCGCGCAGTACCAGTCCGGCGCCCAGACCCGGCGGGTCGCCGAGCTGAACGCCGCCGCACCCGGCCCGTTCGTGGAACTGCACCCCCGCCTGGCGGCGCGGCTCGGGGCGGCCGAGGGCGATGCGCTGGCGGTCGTGTCCCGGCGGGGGCGGGCGGTGGCGCCGGCCCGGATCACCACGGGCATCCGCCCGGACACCGTGTTCATGCCGTTCCACTGGCCGGGCGCGGGCCGGGCCAACACCCTGACCAACCCGGCCCTGGACCCGACCTCGCGGATGCCTGAGTTCAAGGTGTGCGCGGTGCGGGTGGAGCTCGCGGGACCGTCCGTCTGA